TCGGACACCTTGATCTTCGTGCCGAGCGGCGAGTGGCACGCCCGACAGGTGTTGATGCCCACGATCTGCACCGGTTCCGGTTTGTCCGCTTCCACTTTGGAGATGTAGTCGGCGCCCGTACCCGGGTGGCACGTCGCGCACGTCGTTCCGCGGTGCGAGGCGTGGTTGAACTTCGCGTGTTTGAACCAGACCGTGCGGTCCGGGACGGCCGTGACGCGGGGCTTGGCTTTTCCGTCGCCCGGCGTCATGGTGTGGCACTTGGCGCAGCTCCCAGCCGGTTCAAAGAGCAACCCTTCTGCGAGTCCGGCGAGTCGCTCGGCTTCTTCGCCCAAGGTGCGCGGCGCGAGGTTCTTCGGCGGCGCGTCGAGCTTGCCACCGAGTTCGGGCGGCGCGTTCAGGGCGGGGTGCCCGCTGTTGCTCAGCCCCTTCAGGTAGCCGGCTTTCAGGTCGGGGATGAGGTCGGCCGGTTGCTTGCGGTGCGGCACATCGAACCGCGGCACTTCAAACTTCTTTCCGTTGGCTTCGCTCACGCCTTCGTTCGCTTTCTGCGGGTGGCACGAGCGGCAGTGGGCCTCGAAGTTTACTGGGAGGAAATACGCGCCTTCGGCACGCGGTGGGAGCAGCGCGCGGGTTGGGTCGTCCTTCGCGAGTGTGTCCTTGAGCGAGTTAAAGCCAGGGGAACCCACACCCGAATCGAGTGCGTGGCAAGAGGCGCACTGGAGCTGCACTTTCGTGTCGTCACCGGCGCCGGAAGCGTACCGGGCAACGGCTGCTTTGCCAGCTTCCCCGTTCAACTCGCGGAGCCGTTTCACCGTCATCGCTTCCTTCCCGTCGGCCGTGTACGCCTGACCGGGGTTCATGTGGATGGCGTGGCTGAACTTGAGCGTGCGCGGGTTCGCGGAGGTGTCGAGCGAGCGGAACTCGGGGTGGTCCTTCACGAAGTTCGTGATCTCGTTCTGGTACGGTTTGCCGGCCTTGGACTTGTTCGCCTCGTGCCACTTGCCGAGGTTCGCGTGGCACTGGTTACAGTCCTTGTCGGCCAATCGCACGAGCGAACTCAGCCGCCCGTTGTGGTCGTGGTGGCAGTTGGAGCAGCGGTCATGGAACGCACGCGCGTCCGCGTTCGCGGAGTCGTGGTGCCCGGGGCCGGAGTGACACTTTTCGCACGTCAGGTCGTGCCAGCGGGCGCGCGCGTTGAAGACGGACACCGGTCCCAGGTCTTTCAGCCCGTGGGCGACGTGGCACGCGGCGCAGTTGTCGTCGAAGGAGGCGTGCGGGTTCGCGAGCGGCCCGTGCGAGTGCGCGTACTGGACGCGCTGGGCCGGTTTGACGAAGTCCACCGCGGCCCACGCGCCGGCGGCGAATAGGGCCATCCAACCGAGGGCGATCTTCCCGCGGCGCAGCGCGTCCGGCCGGCGGAAGTAGCCGCGCTTCCCGGTGAACCGGTCCGACAGGTCGCGACTTGGTGAGCGAGGCATCTTGCACCCAGAAACAGTAAACAGTGTTCGGCGCGCTGGTGCCTGCGAGAGCACGGTGTAACGAGTTTAACCCGGCCCGAGCACCGAAAACCGTACACGGAACACGAATCACCAATATTTCAGCGCCCGGACCGCGTGGAGGACCATGAGCGCGGTCATCGCCACCGAGAGCGGCAGGTGGACGAGGAGCCAGTTGTGCAGCCAGAAGTACAACTGGGCCTGCGCGTCCCACCGGCGCCGCAAGTTAGCCAGTTCCTGGAGCCGGTCGAGGTCGTTCCGGGCCTCGGGCGGGACGGCTTCGCGGAGCCGGGCGAACCGGCGCTCGGCCTCGGCCGGAGCCGTTAATGGCGAGCGCGAGTGGCTGCCCCGTTGCAGGTACGGCAGGAGCACGTCGTCGCGGAACGCTTCGAGTTCGACCGCGAGCGGGCCGCCGATGATCGGGTCGACCGCTTCCGCTTCCGGGGGAACCGTGGTCAGCCCGGTCACGATGCGTCGGGCCTCGTCCGCGTGGTATTCACCGAGGCGATCGATCTGCGAGGCGATCGTTTCACCCGGGATGTCCGCGAGCATCTTTTGCGGGAGCCACTGCTGCATGATGAGCCCCCACACGCCACTGAACGTGACGAGCAAGAACAGCACCAGCGTGACCGTGGCGAGCGGCCCCCCGAACCCGAAGCCCGCATGGATCAGAATGATCGGCAGGCAGATCAGCCCCATCCAGATGTGGAGCCGCATCCACAGCCGCGTGCGGCCCAGGCGCCACCGGCGCCACCGCTTGCGGAGGACGATCGCCATCTCGAAGAACACGATAGCCCCGCCCACCACGCCGCAGAGTACGCCGAACCCGCTGCTCGGTAGGGGCGGCCAGTCCCACAACGTGACCAGCGCGCCGAGCCGGGCGAGGATCACCCCGATGAGGGTGACCCCGACGGTGGCGATCACGATCGTGGTGATGCGCCGCTGCACGGTCTTCGTCTTGCCGAGAAGCACTCGCCGCTCCGGTTAGTTCGTTGCGCCTTGGGGTTAGGTTCAGGATAGTAACCCACTCAAACGGAGCGGTCAACATTCCAGAATCCGGGTTTCCAAGCCAGTGACACTGGGGCGTCACTCCAGTCGGATCGCGCCATCCATCCCGTTACGGTCCGTACCTTAGAACTCACTTTGACGATTTTCCCGTCTTGTTTGAATTTATTTGCCCGCACGAGGGGCAAAGAGGCCCTATGGTCGGAACTTGAAGGGTATTGAAGCCGAAAATAGCCCTTTGTTGTGTGAAGAACGGATACTCAGCGTGCCGTCACGGGCGGCGCGTAATCTGAAATCGGGTGAACACTCTGGCCGAATGACCAGTAAGTGTAGAGGAGATGTGGCCCGGTCGTGCTTTTGACATCAGGTGTTGATGTCGCGCGGTGGCTGGGCTTGGTTCCCACCCACCGCCCTTGCGGGCGGGGTTCACCAGGGGCGTGGGGCAGGGTGCCACGGGTGATGGGACTACCGGTTTTGCCAAAGTGCGGTGAACCCCGCCCGCAAGGGCGGTGGGTGGCAGACAACCGCTGTTGAGGAATGTTAGCCACCGTGTTCGGTTGCCAGCGCGCTGAGATGGTGCCAAAGTACATGAAAAGCTAAGAGCCGGAAGCTCCTACGTGTACCGATGCGGCTCCCGTGGCCCGGAAAGGTTAGCAATTGTTAGCCTGGGGCGGACCGGTCGGAACGGAGGGCGGCTTCAGTTTGATTTTGCACTTAACGTGCGATCACGGGTGAAGTGTTCGTGTTGAATGGTGCTTGCCGTTGCACCCGAAAACGCCGAACATGGTGAACGCGCCGACCGGCGCATCGTAGCTCGCGGGTTTCTCAAACACTGACCCACATTCTCGGCTGACAATGAATCTCAGCGCGCGTACAGTTGCTCTCACGCTAGCCGGAGTGATCCCCGGCGTTGCGCTCGCGTTGGCTGCCGCTCGAGTTGCCCCGACCGCCACAATCAGCCTCCCCGTACCAGAGGCGCGTGCGGCGAGCGGCGGAGGGGAGGTGAACCCCAACCGGCAAGCCATCGGGATGTCCGGGTGTCTCGCGGCGGCGTGCCACGGCGGGTCGGCAAGTGAGGCGCTGAAAGGCACTCGCGGCGGCAATTGTTGGGAGAGTTCAGGTAGTTGTTGGGCCGCGGCCGATCCGCATACTGCGGCGTACAGCCTGCTGACCGACAACCCGCGGCGCCCGCTGAAGATCACGGCCGCGAAGATTATGGCGAAGTACGCGCCGGGGAAGCAGGCCACGGAGGACGCTCGGTGCCTCGCCTGCCACACCAACCCGGCGCTCGCGCGAGAGGAGCTGATTCGCGATGCGAATGCCCGTGTATTGCGCGAGCAAGGGGTGAGTTGCGAAGCCTGCCACGGAAACGCCAGCGTGTGGCTCCAGCCGCACACTACAGAAGAGTGGGGGAGGAATCGGGCAAAGGTCTACGCGGAGACGGGAATGAAGCCGCTGTACGACCTGGGCGAGCGGGCGCTCGCGTGTGCCGGGTGTCACGTCGGTGCCCCGGCCGAGAACGGGCTGCCGGTTCGCGACATGAATCACGACATGATCGCTGCCGGGCACCCGCGCCTGAACTTTGACTTCGCCGAGTACCAGCGCCGGCTGCCGCAGCACTGGCAGGAGAAAGACCGCACGAAGAGCAGCTACTCGCCGATCGTGCCGAACGAGGCGAAGGTCTGGTTCGTCGGGCGCGTGGCCCATGCCGAGGCCGCGTGCAAGTTGCTCGAAGACCGCGCGAAGCGGTCGCTCGACCCGAACGAGCACCGCACGCCGTGGCCGGAGTTCGCCGAGTTCAACTGCGCGTCGTGCCACCACAACCTCCGCATACCGGGGGAGAGCGAGAAGTACGGCGACTGGCGGAAGAGTGCCGAGTACATCGGCGAACGCCCGCCCGGTGTACCCCCGTGGCAGATGATTTGGCCAGTGACGGACGGAGTAGGGCTCGCTTCTCCGCCGTGGACTCAGGCACTCTTACCGGTGGTTCGCGCGATGGAATCGCCGCGCCCCGCGAAGGCGGACAAGGCGCAAGGCGTAGCGAAAGCCGCGGTAGGACAGATCGGAAACTTGCGGCGCGAACTTGTGTCGCTGCCCGGTGAGCAGGTCGAAGCGCGGGCGCGGGGGCTCTTCCCCCGCGGGGCGCTGAACCTGCCGGAATGGGACAGCGCAACGCAGTTATTCTTCGGCCTCGTGGCGCTGGAATACGCTCGCGGGAAACCGAGCGACGCGGTGGTGAAGAAGTACCGCAGCGGCGTGACCGCGTTCCGCGATCAGGACTGGGAGCGGTTGGAGAGCGCTTTCAAAGCGATTCACGAGAAGTGACACTCAAACGGATTCCCCGCATGGATGCGCCAGACACGAATCGCGGGTTTAACGTGCGTGCCGTTCCCCTCATCGCGGTGACACTCGTCGCAATCGTCGCGGGCGTGTTCAACACGGCGCAGTCGCACCAGCCCCCGACCGCCGCGGTCGCAATCGTCGCACCAACAGCCAAGCCCTACGGTGTTGACAAGGCCGACTTCAAAGAGCCGTTCACATACCGTGCGAGCACTTCGTGTTCGGCGGCGGCGTGTCACGGTGGCGGGGCGATCGGGAAGGTCGGGAGCGAGCACTCGACCTGGGCGCGCGAAGCGGTTTCGGCCGGAACGAGCGACCCGCACTCCAAAGCGTACAGCGTGCTGTTCAACCCCGTCTCCGTGAAGATGGGCAAGGCGCTCGGTATCAAGGAGCCCCACAAGGACGCCCGGTGCCTCGCGTGCCACGCGGTCGATAGCGTGAAAGACCCCGCGACCCACGACCAGATTCTGGCCGAGGGCGTCGGCTGCGGTGCGTGTCACGGCCCCGCGGACAAGTGGATCGCGGAACACACGCTCCCGTCGTGGAAGGCTCGTAGCAATCAGGAGAAGTGGACCGAGTTCGGGTTCGTGCCGACGAAGAACCTCGTGGCCCGCGCGCTGAATTGCGCGAGCTGCCACGTCGGGGACGGCGGGCGCGATATGAACCACGATTTCATCGCGGCTGGGCACCCGCGGCTCGCCTTCGAGCCGGCCCGGTTCCACTTTCAACCGGACTACCGCAAGCACTGGACCGAAAAGGGCGACCCTCTCAGTTTTGAAGTCCGCATGTGGGTCATCGGGCAAGCCGCGACGCTGCGGGCGTCGGTGAACTTGCTTTACGAGCGGGCGAAGAAGGCCGACGCACCGAACGAGAAGGCCCCGTGGCCGGAGTTTAGCGGTTACAGTTGTTACGCCTGCCACCAAACGATCGGCGACACGGAAACACGTGGGAGCCTGAGTGCGACTCCGCGCACGCCCGGTGTGCCGGGGTGGGAGGTCTGGTCGAACACGACGGTCGATGTGGCGGCGAAGTCTTGCGAACTCGCGTTTCCCGGGCTAAGCTCGCCCGAATTACGCGACGTGAAACTGCCGGCGGTCGAGGAGCTTCGCAAGTTCATGGGGGCGAAGCGGGCGCCCGCGCCGGGCGAGGTCGCGAAGCGTGCGAAGGCGGCCGTGGTCGAACTCGATACGTGGCTCGCGCACCTGCAAACCGCCGAGGACCGCGGGCCGAGCACCGTCGGGCGCGACGCGCCTGTGAAAATCGCACACCGGCTCGCTGTGAATGCTCTATCTTCGGACGGGAAGGTACTCGCGGATCACGACTGGGATTCACTGGCGGCGAACTACCTGGGCACAGCGGCCATGTACCACGCGGCCGGCGGTAAAGCGGGAACCGGTGCCGGGTGGCACGACCCGCTGCTCGCGATCGACAAGAACCTGCGGTTCCCGCCGATCGCGAACGGCCCGGTGAAGTTCGACCGGCTCAGACTGGACCCGATCCGCGACAGCTTCGAGTCACTGCGCAACAAGACGGGCACACCGGAGGGGAAGTGATGACGACGGGATACGCGGGTCGGGCCGCGCGCGCGGTCGGGCTAGCGGGGGCGTTCGCCGGCCTCGTGATCGGGCTCGTCGCTTCCTCCGCGTCGGTGCGGCCGGTGGGTGCCGCGGTCGCTGCGCAGAAGGATAAGGACGTCACTAAGCCCCCGGCCGGTTCCAAACTGGAACTTGTCGGCGCGGCGCGGTGCAAGAACTGCCACGAGCGCGAGGATCCGAAGAACGTTGATGAGTACAAGGACACGCGCGGGTTTGACTTCATTCGGTTGCAGGAGAACAAAGTTTGGGCCGTCCACGATCTCCATCGAACAGCGTACACCAACCTTACGACCAATCGGACGACCGAGGAAACGGGAGCGCAACCGAACGCGACCGCGCAGCGGATGGAGGACAAGCTCCGAAAATACAAAACTCATCCGAAGTACGCGGACCCGAAGTATACGGTCGCGTCCGACGCCGCATGCTTAATGTGTCACGCCAGCGCGAACGAGCCCCCCAACAAGGAATCACTGAAGACGTGGACCAAGGACGAGTTCCGGCCCGGCGACGGTGTCGGCTGTGAGATGTGCCACGGTCACGGCTCACTCTACCGCGATAAGCACCAAGACAGCAGATTGAACAAAGCTCCCGGCGGGCCGAAGAGTGTCGTTCCCTGGCGAGAGTGGTCGCCGGATGTGAAGAAAGAATGGGGCCTAGTGAATCTCCGGTCGCACGTTGAGGCGACCAACCGCTGTGCGTCGTGCCACATCGGGAACACGGACGAGGGGCGCTTCGTCACCCACGACATGTACGCGTCCGGGCACCCGCCGCTCCCGCCGCTCGATCTACTCGCGTACACCCGCGAGCAGCCGCGCCACTGGGGG
This region of Gemmata massiliana genomic DNA includes:
- a CDS encoding cytochrome c3 family protein; the encoded protein is MPRSPSRDLSDRFTGKRGYFRRPDALRRGKIALGWMALFAAGAWAAVDFVKPAQRVQYAHSHGPLANPHASFDDNCAACHVAHGLKDLGPVSVFNARARWHDLTCEKCHSGPGHHDSANADARAFHDRCSNCHHDHNGRLSSLVRLADKDCNQCHANLGKWHEANKSKAGKPYQNEITNFVKDHPEFRSLDTSANPRTLKFSHAIHMNPGQAYTADGKEAMTVKRLRELNGEAGKAAVARYASGAGDDTKVQLQCASCHALDSGVGSPGFNSLKDTLAKDDPTRALLPPRAEGAYFLPVNFEAHCRSCHPQKANEGVSEANGKKFEVPRFDVPHRKQPADLIPDLKAGYLKGLSNSGHPALNAPPELGGKLDAPPKNLAPRTLGEEAERLAGLAEGLLFEPAGSCAKCHTMTPGDGKAKPRVTAVPDRTVWFKHAKFNHASHRGTTCATCHPGTGADYISKVEADKPEPVQIVGINTCRACHSPLGTKIKVSDSPEVLGGGARHNCTDCHRYHNGDHPLQGRGAPARDASKPLDLLDWLKGSSK
- a CDS encoding multiheme c-type cytochrome, with product MNPNRQAIGMSGCLAAACHGGSASEALKGTRGGNCWESSGSCWAAADPHTAAYSLLTDNPRRPLKITAAKIMAKYAPGKQATEDARCLACHTNPALAREELIRDANARVLREQGVSCEACHGNASVWLQPHTTEEWGRNRAKVYAETGMKPLYDLGERALACAGCHVGAPAENGLPVRDMNHDMIAAGHPRLNFDFAEYQRRLPQHWQEKDRTKSSYSPIVPNEAKVWFVGRVAHAEAACKLLEDRAKRSLDPNEHRTPWPEFAEFNCASCHHNLRIPGESEKYGDWRKSAEYIGERPPGVPPWQMIWPVTDGVGLASPPWTQALLPVVRAMESPRPAKADKAQGVAKAAVGQIGNLRRELVSLPGEQVEARARGLFPRGALNLPEWDSATQLFFGLVALEYARGKPSDAVVKKYRSGVTAFRDQDWERLESAFKAIHEK
- a CDS encoding multiheme c-type cytochrome, with translation MDAPDTNRGFNVRAVPLIAVTLVAIVAGVFNTAQSHQPPTAAVAIVAPTAKPYGVDKADFKEPFTYRASTSCSAAACHGGGAIGKVGSEHSTWAREAVSAGTSDPHSKAYSVLFNPVSVKMGKALGIKEPHKDARCLACHAVDSVKDPATHDQILAEGVGCGACHGPADKWIAEHTLPSWKARSNQEKWTEFGFVPTKNLVARALNCASCHVGDGGRDMNHDFIAAGHPRLAFEPARFHFQPDYRKHWTEKGDPLSFEVRMWVIGQAATLRASVNLLYERAKKADAPNEKAPWPEFSGYSCYACHQTIGDTETRGSLSATPRTPGVPGWEVWSNTTVDVAAKSCELAFPGLSSPELRDVKLPAVEELRKFMGAKRAPAPGEVAKRAKAAVVELDTWLAHLQTAEDRGPSTVGRDAPVKIAHRLAVNALSSDGKVLADHDWDSLAANYLGTAAMYHAAGGKAGTGAGWHDPLLAIDKNLRFPPIANGPVKFDRLRLDPIRDSFESLRNKTGTPEGK